Genomic DNA from Amycolatopsis alba DSM 44262:
TGCGCGATCGCACTCGGCCTGGTCCACAGCGGACAACCTGTGCTCGGGGTCATCGCCCTGCCCTTCCTCGGGCACCGGTACTCGGCCGCCGAGGGCGGCGGAGCCTTTCGCGACGACGAGCCGATCACAACCTCCAGCACCGACAGGCTGAACAAAGCCTTGATCGGCTTCGGCGACTACGGCAGCGGTACCGACGCGGGTCTGCGTGACGTCCTGTGCGCCTCCCTGGACCGCTCCTTCACCGCACGCGCCCAGGGACTTCGCCGATACGGATCCACCGCACTCGACTTGGTCTGGGTCGCCGACGGAACCCTCGACGCCTGCGTTCTGCTCGGCAACCGCACCCGGGACACCGCGGCCGGCGCCGTCATCGCCCGTGAGGCCGGAGCTCTCGTTCTCGACTCCGACGCCACTCCGCACTCCGTGCGTTCCCGGTGCGCTGTGGCGGTCACTCCAGGACTGTCCGAGGAAGTGATGCCCCTGCTACGCCTCCTGCGGGGGAG
This window encodes:
- a CDS encoding inositol monophosphatase family protein; the protein is MDLAVDHVLSHRPHRIHYKGDRDPVSDVDETVERLVHQCLATDDAGTGFLGEETGPTGDRHTYWVLDPIDGTINHQHGNPLCAIALGLVHSGQPVLGVIALPFLGHRYSAAEGGGAFRDDEPITTSSTDRLNKALIGFGDYGSGTDAGLRDVLCASLDRSFTARAQGLRRYGSTALDLVWVADGTLDACVLLGNRTRDTAAGAVIAREAGALVLDSDATPHSVRSRCAVAVTPGLSEEVMPLLRLLRGSPFWPGRDQTDPDRLASTTSAPDR